ggtgatgatgaaagatttaaatgattattcttaatttcaaatgatgatgCTGCTCTAATTGGTAATGGTCTATGACTATGTTGATTACCACCAATTGGTAATTGTGGtgtagatgatgatgatgttgaacttgaaattggttttggtctagttggtgttgttatatttaaattagatgatgatgaatttgctGTACTACTATTTGGTATTATTACATTTCTAGATGGtgtattttgttgttgttgttgttgttgttgttgtgattgttgttgttttgaaattaattgtgACATTTgtgaaattgatgatgaaactGATGGATTTGATGTTGAAATAATTgaaccatttaaattattactgcTATTACTTGTTGGTAAAACTGGTAAAGGTCTATGactattatatttttctGGTGATGTTGcctctatattattattattattattattactatttacattattattttcaattgaaattggttttaTAAATGATGAACCTGAAATTGTAACTGATCTTGATGGTACTGCACCACTCTTTTGTGTATCACTTAATGTAAGATCTGTCATTGCTCTACTTGTTTTTACTAAtgtttcatttgaattattattattattattattattattattattattattattattattattattacatgtACTATCATTACTTGATGATAAAAAAGTTCTTAAAGGTACAATTGGTTTAGAAGTTGGTGAAGTTGAaactatatttaaatttgattgtgTTGGAGTTGGTGGTTGatttggtgttgatgatgacATTGTtaatgaagaatttgaagGTGATGATGAAAGTTGTTTatctaattgattttgttgatattgttgtaaAAGTGAAGATGGTAATGAAAATGGTGGAATTGGTACGCCTGTAGCTTTTCTTGGTGtagttggtggtgatggtgacgatgatgatgatgatgatgatgatgatgatgatgatgatgatgatggatGATGAGAACTTAAAACTGGTGCaggttgttgatattgttgttgttgttgtaatctTGAGAATAAAAACGATCCACTATGTTTTAATGGTGGAGTTGTTTTACCTGGTGATGATGGCATTAATGATCCTGAACTAACATTATTTGCtgattgtattattaaattactattattactattattattactattattactattataattattattaatattattaatattattattattattattattattattattattagtattaattGGTGAAGTTGATGTTGAACTTGAACCAGAACTagaaccattattattaatagtagaaggtgaagatgatattaaagaagaagaagaatcaattgaagattgtacattaaataatgaatcagTCATTGCATCTAAAAACTGTTCGATATTTTCAAAGTTTGGTCTTTTTGTATGATCACGATGAAAACAAGCTTCAATGATTTTTCTAAGATCACCTTCAATTTCTGGAGGGATCATTGGTGGTAAACCTTCCTCACGAACACGTGCCAATTCGAGGTAACCCAATTGATCATACTCTTGATAGGGTCTTTTATTAGTGagaatttcaattaaacaaGCACCATAACTCCAAACATCAGCTGCTCTTGAGAACTTTTTCTGTGTGAAAACTTCTGGTGACATGTAAAGGAATGAACCTTCAACCGTTGGACCATAGAAAGAACGTGATGATGATGTGGCCAACCCGAAATCTGCCAATTTAATTGAGACGGGCGCTTCTGGTGAGATAGAGACCACTAAAAAGTTTTGAGGCTTTAAATCCAAATGCAAAATCTCGTTTCTATGTAGAAAGCACATACCCTTTGCGATATCATTTGCCATCTTCAAACGGAGTTGTGGCGAGAAGGTGTAGTTTGGATTGTGGAGGTATTTATCCAAACTTCCACCCTCGATATACTCCAACACCAAACATTTGGGTGAAACGCAAAAACCAACAAAATGTACAATATTTGGATGATGTAATAACTCTTTATGCATTTCCAACTCCTTTTCAAACTCACTACCATCAGAGAGTTCCGAGATGACTTTGACTGCCACTGAAAGACCCCTCCATTTTGCTTTGTAGATTGCACCGTATCCACCGCCACCAATAACATTACCAATTTCCAACTCTTTGTAATCTAAAACCTGTGACATCTTTGAATCGATCTTTATCGTGAACAAATGTCTGCCACTATTGGCAATATCCACTGCTATCAATTCTCTAACCCTTGTTGTGCATAAAACTACCATCTCTACCAATATCTCTACAGATTGTCCTTTCTTTATAACACCACCACTTGGTGTAAATGTTAACTTTATATTTGGTGAATGAACTGGaatattacaaaaattaaatgttgttTTACCACTACCTGTTgaatttatctttatcttaTCTTTTAATGTTACTCCAACTTTACATTTCTCTccttcttttaaattaaaatcaaaatgatattttgaaaattgaacTGAATATTTTGGTTGATCttcatctaaaaataataataataataaaataaaaataataataaaataaaataaaataaaataaaataaaataaaataaaataaaataaaataaaataaaataaaataaaataaaataaaataaaataaaataaaataaagggattaatattataatttttttttttttttttttttttttttttgaaaaaaatgaaagcACATACTTGGAAAAATTGAGTGTCTCGCTCTATATTGTGATTTTGTTCTATCTTCAATAGTttgttcaaaaaataatgttttcaatgattcaatttgttttCCTTCAATTATCCCACTGCAACCCCTAttagattttgatttttgatttttttttttttattgatttttttgatttttttttttttattgatttttttgatttttttttttgaaatttttttttttttttttgataatttttttttgggggatttttattttaaaaaaaaaaaaaaacagttaaAATTTTTACGATATTgcgatatttttttattttggtttttgtgataaaaaaaaaaaaaagttttgtttgataataaaaaattatgaaaaaaaaataaaaaatttatcacgaaaaagaaaaaaaatgtgtGGGAATAATTCATATGAagaaagataataatatgtatagttttatttttattttatttaatgagtGCGAGTGTGTGTGGGTTATCTTgttatttaaaatgaaaaataattagattaaaaaaaaaaaaaaacttacaattttaaaaggtGGTGTAATTCTTCATCACAATCAGTATCTTGATCGATTTCATTTGGATTGAACCA
This region of Dictyostelium discoideum AX4 chromosome 3 chromosome, whole genome shotgun sequence genomic DNA includes:
- a CDS encoding protein kinase, TKL group, which gives rise to MIYTSSDGDWFNPNEIDQDTDCDEELHHLLKFGIIEGKQIESLKTLFFEQTIEDRTKSQYRARHSIFPNEDQPKYSVQFSKYHFDFNLKEGEKCKVGVTLKDKIKINSTGSGKTTFNFCNIPVHSPNIKLTFTPSGGVIKKGQSVEILVEMVVLCTTRVRELIAVDIANSGRHLFTIKIDSKMSQVLDYKELEIGNVIGGGGYGAIYKAKWRGLSVAVKVISELSDGSEFEKELEMHKELLHHPNIVHFVGFCVSPKCLVLEYIEGGSLDKYLHNPNYTFSPQLRLKMANDIAKGMCFLHRNEILHLDLKPQNFLVVSISPEAPVSIKLADFGLATSSSRSFYGPTVEGSFLYMSPEVFTQKKFSRAADVWSYGACLIEILTNKRPYQEYDQLGYLELARVREEGLPPMIPPEIEGDLRKIIEACFHRDHTKRPNFENIEQFLDAMTDSLFNVQSSIDSSSSLISSSPSTINNNGSSSGSSSTSTSPINTNNNNNNNNNNNINNINNNYNSNNSNNNSNNSNLIIQSANNVSSGSLMPSSPGKTTPPLKHSGSFLFSRLQQQQQYQQPAPVLSSHHPSSSSSSSSSSSSSSSSPSPPTTPRKATGVPIPPFSLPSSLLQQYQQNQLDKQLSSSPSNSSLTMSSSTPNQPPTPTQSNLNIVSTSPTSKPIVPLRTFLSSSNDSTCNNNNNNNNNNNNNNNNNNSNETLVKTSRAMTDLTLSDTQKSGAVPSRSVTISGSSFIKPISIENNNVNSNNNNNNNIEATSPEKYNSHRPLPVLPTSNSSNNLNGSIISTSNPSVSSSISQMSQLISKQQQSQQQQQQQQQNTPSRNVIIPNSSTANSSSSNLNITTPTRPKPISSSTSSSSTPQLPIGGNQHSHRPLPIRAASSFEIKNNHLNLSSSPGDLFSSSPSTFEITMMERDTEDLTKLIELRSRTLKCLKVLYYSFLDSIKSFSEIKELKDCIELGQKIRNFKKDVELQCIEHLKLGWETIHDASKKFNTNGKHLQTCPSPHPSNFDGETYNKVVQFRDAAVIVGESALDGLFYLMLQLLPSHNNYRVPILDITVSSTDKIPEKDLIVKIAKIARSLKS